In the genome of Montipora foliosa isolate CH-2021 chromosome 3, ASM3666993v2, whole genome shotgun sequence, one region contains:
- the LOC137996746 gene encoding uncharacterized protein, with protein sequence MTPHKPIATSCLFQSVFHADLITVRMMVTRIFLLLCLFQVTLAQVSVNSNMKSFSYAIKNGWITPNVEKTLYEHDTGEPGVITEQWFTGLTMNEDSRIRIYIDGELEASLDFDLFLAHGLGFTEKQDIENIPWGTRRIAHTANGGIYNTIRIPFSRSFRVTATTQSSGFFWYIVRGVENYPVVLGDLILPSNTRLRLYKNENFLLTPLEFLPLADIKSSAGALFMVTMVAESSNLVFLEGCMRAYIDGSNKTTWLSSGTEDFFLSAFYFNKGLYHLPNAGLTFLDTHGRVSAYKFFENDPLLFTKSFELWWRCSDTTIDRDIYGCPNTWPDPTPPRDREFFTKYAAFKDKLYSKGAALHKDNFDSKLHFTGKEELSSEEIITLKQKIAKEGPVGNMPMAPATVTTYTWVYEW encoded by the coding sequence ATGACGCCGCACAAGCCGATAGCAACCAGTTGTTTGTTTCAGTCTGTTTTTCATGCTGATTTGATAACTGTCAGAATGATGGTGACACGAATTTTCCTTCTTCTGTGTCTTTTTCAAGTGACATTAGCACAGGTTTCTGTTAATTCAAACATGAAGTCGTTCTCCTATGCCATAAAGAATGGTTGGATAACACCCAACGTAGAGAAAACTCTTTATGAACACGACACTGGCGAACCTGGTGTCATAACGGAGCAGTGGTTCACAGGGTTGACGATGAATGAAGACAGCAGAATAAGAATCTACATTGACGGTGAATTGGAGGCAAGTCTTGATTTCGACCTGTTCCTCGCTCATGGATTAGGATTTACTGAGAAACAAGACATAGAGAACATACCGTGGGGAACTAGACGAATTGCTCACACCGCTAATGGCGGAATATACAACACAATTCGCATCCCGTTTAGCAGATCATTCCGAGTTACTGCTACCACACAGAGCTCTGGTTTCTTTTGGTACATCGTCCGAGGAGTGGAGAATTATCCTGTAGTCTTAGGCGATCTTATTTTACCCTCAAACACAAGATTAAGGCTCTATAAAAACGAGAACTTCCTCTTGACACCATTGGAGTTCCTTCCATTGGCGGACATCAAGAGCTCAGCGGGAGCATTATTTATGGTGACAATGGTTGCAGAAAGCTCGAATCTTGTATTTCTTGAGGGCTGCATGCGAGCATATATCGACGGCAGCAACAAAACAACTTGGCTTTCCTCTGGTACGGAGGATTTCTTCCTGTCTGCATTTTACTTCAACAAGGGATTGTATCATCTTCCAAATGCCGGCTTGACTTTCCTTGACACGCACGGACGTGTTAGTGCGTACAAGTTTTTCGAAAACGACCCATTGCTGTTTACAAAATCCTTCGAGCTTTGGTGGAGATGCAGTGACACGACCATTGACAGAGACATATATGGTTGTCCCAACACTTGGCCAGATCCTACACCTCCAAGAGATAGGGAGTTTTTCACAAAGTATGCTGCATTCAAAGATAAGCTCTACAGTAAAGGAGCAGCTCTGCACAAAGATAATTTTGACAGCAAACTGCATTTTACTGGGAAAGAAGAGTTGTCTTCTGAGGAGATAATCACACTGAAGCAAAAGATTGCAAAGGAAGGTCCTGTAGGCAATATGCCAATGGCGCCCGCAACAGTAACCACATACACATGGGTGTATGAGTGGTGA
- the LOC137996748 gene encoding proteasome assembly chaperone 1-like isoform X1, with the protein MAASFGVWEVRFPSSRAVYDDDEDEDEDPSILEEYSKSIVFHWAPDVSESFQTSLPRECPLLVLAFGEVAATFLEAHLLKAESKILACISPRKENEPNFENLCVVTKSAANSCLYRASGHNEAVICHCRNPVPPERAFHWTEKLFQNFKPSQVVILTSSPACEYHTSDPGNLKSDFIKVLKTDSWQERIPEKECSFLETPNIVSGLAASVLQYCQIYHLAAALFVCYTESSQVDSRSVEAFQFLLKTSPLNSLPQASDDQVMRVLKSLGAGKLIETNMYT; encoded by the exons ATGGCGGCTTCGTTCGGCGTTTGGGAAGTGAGGTTTCCATCATCTCGTGCCGTatacgatgatgatgaagatgaagacGAAGATCCTTCCATACTAGAAGAATATTCGAAGTCTATAGTTTTCCACTGGGCACCTGACGTCTCGGAATCCTTTCAAACTTCTTTACCAAGGGAATGTCCTTTACTTGTACTTGCGTTTGGTGAAGTTGCTGCGACATTTCTGGAAGCTCACCTTTTGAAAGCAGAGAGCAAAATCTTGGCTTGCATTTCCCCTAGAAAAGAGAATGAACCGAACTTTGAAAATTTATGTGTCGTGACGAAGTCTGCCGCTAATAGTTGTCTTTACCGAGCCAGTGGTCACAACGAAGCTGTTATTTGTCATTGTAGAAATCCTGTCCCGCCAGAGAGGGCATTCCATTGGACAGAAAAG CTTTTTCAAAACTTTAAGCCATCTCAAGTTGTGATTCTAACATCATCTCCTGCTTGTGAATATCATACCAGCGATCCAGGAAATCTCAAATCTGATTTCATTAAGGTGTTAAAAACAGACTCTTGGCAGGAAAGAATTCCGGAGAAAGAGTGCTCCTTTTTAGAAACTCCTAACATTGTTAGTGGACTTGCAGCATCAG ttttgcAGTATTGTCAAATTTATCACCTTGCCGCTGCCTTGTTTGTATGTTATACTGAGTCATCGCAGGTGGATTCGCGGTCTGTAGAAGCTTTCCAGTTCCTTCTCAAAACATCCCCTCTTAACTCACTTCCTCAG GCTTCCGATGATCAAGTCATGAGAGTACTCAAGTCATTAGGTGCTGGAAAATTAATAGAAACAAATATGTACACATAG
- the LOC137996748 gene encoding proteasome assembly chaperone 1-like isoform X2 has product MAASFGVWEVRFPSSRAVYDDDEDEDEDPSILEEYSKSIVFHWAPDVSESFQTSLPRECPLLVLAFGEVAATFLEAHLLKAESKILACISPRKENEPNFENLCVVTKSAANSCLYRASGHNEAVICHCRNPVPPERAFHWTEKLFQNFKPSQVVILTSSPACEYHTSDPGNLKSDFIKVLKTDSWQERIPEKECSFLETPNIVSGLAASVKVTPPLIEQIMRSAQQEVRAE; this is encoded by the exons ATGGCGGCTTCGTTCGGCGTTTGGGAAGTGAGGTTTCCATCATCTCGTGCCGTatacgatgatgatgaagatgaagacGAAGATCCTTCCATACTAGAAGAATATTCGAAGTCTATAGTTTTCCACTGGGCACCTGACGTCTCGGAATCCTTTCAAACTTCTTTACCAAGGGAATGTCCTTTACTTGTACTTGCGTTTGGTGAAGTTGCTGCGACATTTCTGGAAGCTCACCTTTTGAAAGCAGAGAGCAAAATCTTGGCTTGCATTTCCCCTAGAAAAGAGAATGAACCGAACTTTGAAAATTTATGTGTCGTGACGAAGTCTGCCGCTAATAGTTGTCTTTACCGAGCCAGTGGTCACAACGAAGCTGTTATTTGTCATTGTAGAAATCCTGTCCCGCCAGAGAGGGCATTCCATTGGACAGAAAAG CTTTTTCAAAACTTTAAGCCATCTCAAGTTGTGATTCTAACATCATCTCCTGCTTGTGAATATCATACCAGCGATCCAGGAAATCTCAAATCTGATTTCATTAAGGTGTTAAAAACAGACTCTTGGCAGGAAAGAATTCCGGAGAAAGAGTGCTCCTTTTTAGAAACTCCTAACATTGTTAGTGGACTTGCAGCATCAG TCAAAGTGACGCCGCCCCTCATAGAGCAGATCATGAGATCGGCACAGCAGGAAGTGAGAGCAGAGTGA